Proteins encoded by one window of Vidua chalybeata isolate OUT-0048 chromosome 15, bVidCha1 merged haplotype, whole genome shotgun sequence:
- the IRF1 gene encoding interferon regulatory factor 1 yields MPVSRMRMRPWLEMQIDSNQIPGLIWINKDKRIFQIPWKHAAKHGWDMEKDACLFRSWAIHTGRYKEGEKDPDPKTWKANFRCAMNSLPDIEEVKDKSINRGSSAVRVYRMLPPLTKHQKKERKSKSSREVRNKSKRKCYEETKLKESAESLTNTPLPDDHSGYTIHDYAGQEVEVESTAITLDLSSCEVSGSLTDWRPPMEVTMADSTNDLYQLQVSPLASSSEVTDEDEEEINPDIFKLLGPAQDWHNTSIGGKGFLTNESGTQTLCSTYSYKEQDGDIDTTSGELDFRFFDQKDFSWLDTVRPTMQVIPCGL; encoded by the exons ATGCCAGTGTCAAGAATGCGCATGAGGCCGTGGTTGGAAATGCAGATTGATTCCAATCAAATACCAGGACTGATATGGATTAACAAG GATAAGAGGATCTTTCAAATCCCATGGAAACATGCAGCTAAGCATGGCTGGGACATGGAGAAGGATGCCTGCCTTTTCCGGAGTTGGGCCATTCATACAG GAAGGTATAAAGAAGGTGAGAAAGATCCTGATCCAAAAACCTGGAAGGCAAATTTCCGCTGCGCCATGAATTCCCTGCCTGACATTGAAGAAGTGAAGGATAAAAGCATCAACAGGGGCTCCAGTGCTGTCAGGGTTTACAGGATGCTGCCACCCTTGACAAAGCATCAGAAGAAAG aaaggaAGTCAAAGTCTTCAAGAGAAGTAAGAAACAAGAGCAAGAGAAAG tgttatgaagaaacaaagctgaaagAGTCAGCAGAAAGCTTAACCAACACTCCTTTGCCAGATGACCACAGTGGCTACACCATTCACGACTACGCAGGGCAGGAAGTGGAGGTGGAGAGCACAGCCATCACCTTGG ACCTGTCCTCCTGCGAGGTGAGCGGCTCCCTGACCGACTGGAGGCCACCCATGGAGGTCACCATGGCTGACAGCACCAACGACCTCTACCAGCTCCAGGTGTCTCCCCTGGCTTCCTCCTCGGAGG TCACAGACGAAGATGAAGAGGAAATAAACCCGGATATTTTTAAG CTGCTTGGCCCAGCCCAAGACTGGCACAACACCAGCATTGGGGGGAAAGGCTTTCTCACCAATGAGTCAGGCACCCAGACCCTGTGCAGCACCTACAGCTACAAGGAGCAGGACGGGGACATCGACACGACATCAG GAGAGCTGGATTTCAGGTTCTTTGACCAGAAAGACTTCTCCTGGCTGGATACAGTGAGGCCAACCATGCAAGTCATTCCCTGTGGATTGTAA